The Castanea sativa cultivar Marrone di Chiusa Pesio chromosome 11, ASM4071231v1 genome contains a region encoding:
- the LOC142615244 gene encoding axial regulator YABBY 1 isoform X1 has protein sequence MSASSTAFSPDHLSPSEQLCYVHCNFCDTVLAVSVPCTSLFKTVTVRCGHCTNLLSVNMRGLFIPSANQLHLGHAFFSTPQNLLEDIRGSPPNMMINQPNPNDESMMPVRVGADLEEIPKPPVVTRPPEKRQRVPSAYNRFIKDEIQRIKAGNPDISHREAFSAAAKNWAHFPHIHFGLLPDQPVKRTNVRQPESEDVLVKDGFFEPANVGVSPY, from the exons ATGTCCGCCTCATCCACTGCATTTTCACCGGACCACCTCTCCCCCTCCGAACAGCTCTGTTACGTCCATTGCAACTTCTGTGACACTGTCCTTGCG GTGAGTGTTCCTTGCACTAGTCTGTTCAAGACCGTCACAGTTCGATGTGGTCACTGCACCAACCTCCTCTCTGTGAACATGCGTGGCCTTTTCATTCCTTCAGCTAACCAGCTTCATCTTGGTCATGCTTTCTTCAGTACTCCTCAAAATCTTCTG GAGGATATCCGAGGCTCACCACCAAACATGATGATCAATCAGCCAAACCCAAATGATGAGTCAATGATGCCAGTTCGAGTTGGAGCTGATCTTGAGGAAATCCCTAAGCCTCCTGTTGTTACTAGGC CTCCGGAGAAGAGACAGAGAGTCCCATCTGCCTACAACCGCTTCATCAA GGACGAGATCCAAAGAATTAAAGCTGGGAATCCTGATATAAGCCACAGAGAGGCCTTTAGTGCTGCTGCAAAAAAT TGGGCCCACTTCCCACACATCCACTTCGGACTTCTGCCTGATCAACCCGTGAAGAGAACTAACGTGCGTCAACCG GAAAGTGAGGATGTGCTCGTGAAAGATGGGTTTTTTGAGCCAGCGAATGTGGGTGTCTCTCCCTACTAA
- the LOC142615244 gene encoding axial regulator YABBY 1 isoform X2 yields the protein MSASSTAFSPDHLSPSEQLCYVHCNFCDTVLAVSVPCTSLFKTVTVRCGHCTNLLSVNMRGLFIPSANQLHLGHAFFSTPQNLLEDIRGSPPNMMINQPNPNDESMMPVRVGADLEEIPKPPVVTRPPEKRQRVPSAYNRFIKDEIQRIKAGNPDISHREAFSAAAKNWAHFPHIHFGLLPDQPVKRTNESEDVLVKDGFFEPANVGVSPY from the exons ATGTCCGCCTCATCCACTGCATTTTCACCGGACCACCTCTCCCCCTCCGAACAGCTCTGTTACGTCCATTGCAACTTCTGTGACACTGTCCTTGCG GTGAGTGTTCCTTGCACTAGTCTGTTCAAGACCGTCACAGTTCGATGTGGTCACTGCACCAACCTCCTCTCTGTGAACATGCGTGGCCTTTTCATTCCTTCAGCTAACCAGCTTCATCTTGGTCATGCTTTCTTCAGTACTCCTCAAAATCTTCTG GAGGATATCCGAGGCTCACCACCAAACATGATGATCAATCAGCCAAACCCAAATGATGAGTCAATGATGCCAGTTCGAGTTGGAGCTGATCTTGAGGAAATCCCTAAGCCTCCTGTTGTTACTAGGC CTCCGGAGAAGAGACAGAGAGTCCCATCTGCCTACAACCGCTTCATCAA GGACGAGATCCAAAGAATTAAAGCTGGGAATCCTGATATAAGCCACAGAGAGGCCTTTAGTGCTGCTGCAAAAAAT TGGGCCCACTTCCCACACATCCACTTCGGACTTCTGCCTGATCAACCCGTGAAGAGAACTAAC GAAAGTGAGGATGTGCTCGTGAAAGATGGGTTTTTTGAGCCAGCGAATGTGGGTGTCTCTCCCTACTAA
- the LOC142616563 gene encoding uncharacterized protein LOC142616563, producing the protein MGGSRGFGHYHGEEYPKFRIEEHHLQAYRKTTKTPIRETPFQLAYGSEVVIPAKVGLMSYRLENHDESKNDEAMCLQLNLVDEVRATAEQRFARYQNLMAKYYNSKVRHRDFQLGDLVLKKVIGTANDVSQGKLGPNWEGPYKITSWHRKGTYYLETLEGQKLHHPWNTEHLKKYYQYTVTKTTITSHSSIPVYYFFS; encoded by the exons atgggtggaagcagaggtTTTGGCCACTATCACGGGGAGGAATATCCGAAGTTTCGTATAGAGGAACATCATTTGCAG GCATACAGGAAAACGACAAAGACACCAATAAGGGAGACACCGTTTCAACTAGCATACGGTAGCGAGGTAGTCATCCCAGCAAAAGTAGGGCTTATGAGCTATCGGTTAGAGAACCACGATGAGAGCAAGAATGATGAAGCCATGTGCTTACAGCTTAATCTAGTGGATGAAGTCAGAGCAACAGCCGAGCAAAGATTTGCACGGTACCAGAACCTCATGGCGAAGTATTACAACTCTAAAGTTAGACACAGGGACTTCCAGCTTGGAGATCTTGTCTTAAAGAAAGTAATTGGCACTGCAAATGATGTCTCCCAGGGAAAgttaggaccaaactgggaaggaccgtACAAGATCACCTCttggcataggaagggaactTATTACCTAGAGACGCTAGAAGGGCAGAAGTTGCATCACCCATGGAACACAGAACACCTAAAGAAGTACTATCAGTATACGGTGACAAAGACAACGATAACATCACACTCCTCAATTCCagtttattacttttttagttaa